A genomic region of Capra hircus breed San Clemente chromosome 19, ASM170441v1, whole genome shotgun sequence contains the following coding sequences:
- the ABR gene encoding active breakpoint cluster region-related protein isoform X5 — MTDILPQPDCSLKAVCEPLERCCLDPLEEPGSKRPPNTGARLWGRVRSKLLRQKLDPQTVETKNWHTDVIEMNGIKVEFSMKFTSRDMSLKRTPSKKQSGVFGVKISVVTKRERSKVPYIVRQCVEEVEKRGIEEVGIYRISGVATDIQALKAVFDANNKDILLMLSDMDINAIAGTLKLYFRELPEPLLTDRLYPAFMEGIALSDPAAKENCMMHLLRSLPDPNLITFLFLLEHLKRVAEKEPINKMSLHNLATVFGPTLLRPSEVESKAHLTSAADIWSHDVMAQVQVLLYYLQHPPISFAELKRNTLYFSTDV; from the exons ATGACCGACATCCTGCCCCAGCCCGACTGCAGCCTGAAGGCAGTGTGCGAGCCCCTGGAGCGCTGCTGCCTGGATCCGCTGGAGGAGCCGGGGAGCAAGCGGCCCCCCAACACGGGCGCGCGGCTCTGGGGCCGTGTGCGCAGCAAGCTTCTCCGCCAAAAG CTGGATCCACAAACTGTAGAAACCAAGAACTGGCACACCGATGTGATTGAGATGAATGGG ATCAAAGTGGAATTCTCCATGAAATTCACCAGCCGAGACATGAGCCTGAAGAGGACCCCCTCCAAAAAGCAGAGCGGCGTCTTCGGTGTGAAGATCAGCGTGGTAACCAA GCGGGAGCGCTCCAAGGTGCCCTACATCGTGCGGCAGTGTGTGGAGGAGGTGGAGAAGCGGGGCATCGAGGAGGTTGGCATCTACCGGATATCAGGGGTGGCCACAGACATCCAGGCACTGAAGGCCGTCTTCGATGCCA ATAACAAGGACATCCTGCTGATGCTGAGTGACATGGACATCAATGCCATTGCCGGCACCCTCAAGCTCTACTTCCGGGAGCTGCCCGAGCCCCTCCTCACAGACCGACTGTATCCCGCCTTCATGGAGGGCATCG CCCTGTCAGACCCTGCTGCCAAGGAGAACTGCATGATGCACCTGCTCCGCTCCCTGCCCGACCCCAACCTCATCACCTTCCTCTTCCTGCTGGAACACTTGAAAAG GGTTGCTGAGAAGGAGCCCATCAACAAAATGTCCCTTCACAACCTGGCTACCGTGTTTGGCCCCACGTTACTGAGACCCTCCGAAGTGGAGAGCAAAGCACACCTCACGTCGGCCGCCGACATCTGGTCTCATGATGTCATGGCGCAG GTCCAGGTCCTCCTCTACTACCTGCAgcaccctcccatctccttcgCAGAACTGAAGCGGAACACACTGTACTTCTCCACCGACGTGTAG
- the TIMM22 gene encoding mitochondrial import inner membrane translocase subunit Tim22 → MAATAPRAGGSAPEAAASPEPPLQYSLLLQYLVGDKRQPRLLEPGSLGGIPSPAKSEEQKMIERAMESCAFKAALACVGGFVLGGAFGVFTAGIDTNVGFDPKDPYRTPTAREVLKDMGQRGMSYAKNFAIVGAMFSCTECLVESYRGKSDWKNSVISGCITGGAIGFRAGLKAGVIGCGGFAAFSAAIDYYLR, encoded by the exons ATGGCGGCGACCGCCCCCAGGGCTGGGGGCTCCGCACCTGAGGCGGCGGCTTCCCCCGAACCTCCGCTGCAGTACAGCCTTCTTCTGCAGTACTTGGTGGGCGACAAGCGTCAGCCCCGGctcctggagcctgggagcctgggCGGGATCCCGAGTCCAGCCAAGAGTGAGGAGCAGAAGATGATCGAGAGGGCGATGGAAAGCTGTGCCTTCAAGGCTGCGCTGGCCTGCGTGGGAG GATTTGTCTTGGGAGGTGCATTTGGGGTGTTCACCGCTGGCATTGATACCAACGTGGGCTTTGACCCCAAGGATCCTTACCGCACGCCGACGGCCAGAGAAGTCCTTAAAGACATGGGCCAGAGAGGAATGTCCTATGCCAAAAATTTTGCCATTGTGGGCGCCATGTTTTCTTGCACTGAATGTTTAGTAGAATCT TACCGGGGAAAATCAGATTGGAAGAACAGTGTCATTAGTGGCTGCATCACTGGAGGAGCCATTGGTTTCAGAG CTGGCTTGAAGGCTGGGGTCATCGGCTGTGGAGGGTTTGCTGCTTTCTCCGCTGCGATTGACTATTACCTACGGTGA